In a genomic window of Brettanomyces nanus chromosome 1, complete sequence:
- a CDS encoding uncharacterized protein (EggNog:ENOG41) gives MPNKEQQLNGATGFSTSTPISGSPRKEEPQSETPALPALPALPTPATPATPATPPSSTPYTTRLRNWMGIYNMTEDKLLGLLETLITQFDNFVLIQTFIPRLRQDPHTKLGRTINFILKQLSKFYLIVIAINLRKLLVRLIRVNKLIKRIELECRILRSSMPFADTQFKIPRQLKSGLMELYTVKVKTVVELIGFLNELLLNLDLLWKKFRIPKRTKQIMSVLGWLIGIYRLSKDDDEEEKTNLKLKQMEKNYL, from the coding sequence ATGCCTAATAAAGAACAGCAACTGAATGGAGCAACGGGTTTTTCCACTTCGACTCCGATTTCCGGTTCCCCTCGAAAGGAAGAACCTCAATCTGAAACTCCAGCATTGCCAGCATTGCCAGCATTGCCAACACCAGCAACACCAGCAACACCAGCAAcaccaccatcatcaacacCTTATACCACCAGACTTAGGAACTGGATGGGTATCTACAATATGACTGAAGATAAGCTTTTGGGATTACTAGAAACGTTGATTACTCAGTTCGATAACTTTGTGCTCATTCAGACATTTATTCCGAGATTGAGACAGGATCCTCACACAAAATTGGGTAGGACCATTAACTTCATATTAAAACAACTCTCGAAATTCTACCTCATCGTTATAGCCATTAACTTACGTAAGCTTTTGGTTAGACTCATCAGAGTGAACAAACTAATCAAACGGATTGAACTCGAATGTCGGATACTTCGCAGCAGCATGCCTTTTGCTGATACGCAGTTCAAGATTCCTCGACAATTGAAAAGCGGACTTATGGAGCTATACACAGTTAAGGTGAAGACGGTAGTGGAACTTATCGGGTTTTTAAACGAATTACTACTTAATTTAGACTTACtatggaagaagtttcGGATTCCAAAGCGCACAAAACAGATCATGAGTGTATTGGGGTGGCTGATAGGTATCTACAGACTCAGtaaagatgacgatgaagaagaaaagaccaaCCTCAAACTTAagcagatggagaagaattACCTTTAA
- a CDS encoding uncharacterized protein (EggNog:ENOG41) translates to MSSHDMMSSDMLKPPFVNRPRHRHRRSAAISGDFDMREFGLLPPPATFRDGSMPQSIPASPTRQRTEINATHITASDMDTTVAFSPLTSTFLPPPLVFSPEASDIPVASSSSLSSPLSRPVLSFVTQSTSSDTPKSLPGSPARFFMTEEACFSRHSDVPDAVIDLDEVLAKKRFSSSIPKLNHFPNTCMRTASAPELELFYYPKHSLLCSPKKSEVAIVEEITEEEDGDPDPGMIVVTGIDHEDAKSSGSNSSTASTTKSCFGDPVLTSTSLAKSLSLKSALLTNGNASSNSLCSDKSGISQMHSLNNAASASSLRGKVRYQSYFHNQQKMSSPKLGPVRPPPRSAGRMLDSPAQRSRSPTRVRFQEPRSHPKNPFRYQSQVYEVVEEDHLFENDERGDQENQSSSILSSISSKFHHRRGSSVFSFRSLRKERSVIETTTDSLLGLGSMESPEIATAAYSPPADTTLLSDEVTLTPETLGEPGPMVERNGEKSPLSNISNTPGKLKGVVGLESQQFDGNRQRSASTKRRKGIFSWMLRAKN, encoded by the exons ATGTCGTCTCATGACATGATGAGTTCTGATATGCTTAAGCCCCCATTTGTGAATAGACCCAGACATAGGCATCGTCGTTCCGCTGCCATTTCTGGTGATTTTGACATGAGGGAATTTGGACTATTACCTCCTCCAGCTACTTTCAGAGACGGATCTATGCCACAGTCGATTCCTGCTTCACCTACAAGGCAGAGAACAGAAATTAATGCTACCCACATCACTGCTTCGGACATGGATACGACGGTTGCTTTCTCCCCTCTAACGTCTACGTTTCTTCCACCTCCACTAGTTTTCTCTCCTGAAGCTTCAGATATTCCTGTAGCTTCGTCGTCATCTCTCAGTTCGCCACTTTCAAGGCCTGTTTTATCCTTTGTTACTCAGTCCACATCCAGTGACACCCCAAAATCGCTTCCCGGCTCTCCGGCTCGTTTTTTCATGACTGAAGAGGCTTGTTTTTCTCGTCATTCCGACGTTCCTGATGCTGTAATCGACTTGGATGAAGTTCtcgcaaagaaaagattcAGTTCCTCTATTCCAAAGCTCAATCATTTTCCTAATACTTGCATGAGAACTGCTTCTGCCCCTGAATTGGAACTCTTCTACTACCCTAAGCATTCCTTACTATGTTCACCTAAGAAAAGTGAGGTTGCTatagttgaagaaatcactgaagaggaagatggtGATCCTGACCCTGGCATGATTGTTGTTACTGGCATTGATCACGAAGATGCTAAGAGTAGTGGAAGTAATAGCAGTACAGCCTCCACAACCAAAAGTTGTTTCGGCGATCCTGTTCTAACAAGTACCTCTTTAGCCAAATCATTGTCACTGAAGTCCGCCCTTCTGACTAATGGCAAcgcttcttccaattcgCTTTGTTCCGACAAGTCGGGCATCTCTCAGATGCACAGCTTGAACAATGCAGCgtcagcttcttctcttagAGGTAAAGTGCGGTATCAATCGTACTTTCATAATCAGCAGAAGATGTCTTCTCCCAAATTGGGACCTGTTAGACCACCGCCTCGATCTGCGGGAAGAATGTTAGATTCTCCTGCTCAGAGATCGAGGTCTCCAACACGTGTTCGTTTCCAGGAGCCTCGTAGTCATCCGAAGAATCCTTTCAGATACCAATCGCAGGTGTATGAAGTGGTTGAGGAAGACCATCTCTTTGAGAATGATGAGCGGGGAGACCAGGAAAATCA ATCCAGTTCCATTCTCAGCAGTATTTCATCCAAGTTCCATCATCGTAGAGGTTCTTCTGTATTTTCATTTCGATCTCTCAGAAAGGAGAGGTCTGTTATAGAGACTACCACTGATTCTCTGCTGGGTCTTGGGTCAATGGAATCTCCAGAGATTGCAACAGCTGCCTACTCTCCACCGGCAGATACTACTCTTCTGTCCGATGAGGTGACGCTTACGCCTGAAACGCTTGGAGAACCGGGACCGATGGTTGAACGAAACGGCGAGAAATCACCCTTAAGTAATATATCAAATACCCCTGGTAAACTGAAGGGAGTTGTCGGTTTAGAGTCGCAACAGTTCGACGGCAACCGTCAAAGATCTGCGTCTACCAAGCGCAGAAAGGGAATTTTCAGCTGGATGCTAAGGGCCAAGAACTAA
- a CDS encoding uncharacterized protein (BUSCO:EOG09342XRH~MEROPS:MER0043126~CAZy:CE1), giving the protein MTFTTDTSISSFGGKLLKLSHDSPVTGTKMVVNIYLPHQYFDDETTKLPVLMYLSGLTCTPDNASEKAFFQPYANQYGFAVVFPDTSPRGANIEGEDDSWDFGTGAGFYLDATQKPWNKNYKMYSYIMKDLIPQIASSYDTLDTHKMSICGHSMGGYGALMFYLRNPDVFQSCSAFAPITNPSECQWGKKSFSNYLGDDKTLWAEYDPCDLVKKFTGDKRPILIHQGTADAFYAKDHQLQPEKLVNASTQSPLNGMIDLHLVDGYDHSYYFISSFVKEHCQFHAKYLGLN; this is encoded by the coding sequence ATGACCTTCACCACAGACActtcaatttcctcttttGGAGGCAAATTGCTCAAATTATCGCATGATTCCCCAGTAACGGGTACCAAAATGGTAGTTAATATCTACTTGCCTCATCAGTACTTTGACGATGAGACTACTAAGCTACCCGTTCTAATGTATCTCTCGGGACTAACTTGTACTCCTGACAACGCTTCCGAAAAAGCTTTTTTCCAACCTTATGCCAATCAGTATGGATTTGCAGTTGTCTTTCCTGATACGTCTCCCAGAGGTGCAAacattgaaggagaagacgATAGCTGGGACTTTGGTACCGGTGCAGGCTTCTATCTTGATGCTACTCAGAAACCTTGGAACAAGAACTACAAAATGTATTCATATATTATGAAAGACCTTATTCCTCAAATAGCCAGCTCTTATGATACGCTAGACACCCACAAAATGTCGATCTGTGGTCATTCCATGGGAGGATACGGTGCCTTGATGTTCTATCTTAGAAACCCTGACGTGTTCCAATCATGTTCTGCCTTTGCTCCAATAACCAATCCGAGTGAGTGTCAGTGGGGTAAGAAGAGTTTTTCGAACTACTTGGGTGATGATAAGACCCTTTGGGCTGAATATGACCCTTGTGacttggtgaagaagtttacTGGAGATAAGAGGCCCATTCTTATCCATCAAGGAACAGCCGATGCATTCTATGCTAAGGATCATCAATTACAACCTGAAAAATTGGTCAATGCCTCCACTCAGTCTCCTTTAAATGGTATGATTGACCTCCATTTGGTCGACGGCTACGACCATTCCTATTATTTTATATCTTCTTTCGTCAAGGAGCATTGCCAATTCCACGCAAAATACTTGGGATTGAACTAG
- a CDS encoding uncharacterized protein (EggNog:ENOG41) — translation MATVVASFLGYTGYEQISNNCKISNDTQKIDSPDAVNVDSSIDPLPVTIEKPVTQPFQLIGYGIRQVTFLHMNVYALGLYIAKEDLSLVKQIFNSRYLESLYEKPNPELSQKEALEKALEDNKLSTVLIENLLNAGVRFTARICALRNTDLSHLRDGFVRTIKNSDRYKEIMKQNDEQSEKLAKGVDELRSVMNSHRMKAYRNSRVFMEIIDQGKIRISVKIWDRNHFRDPVVMGIVEEPLVSKLLFSCYLSGANPLVGNVRKTAAENLVSMF, via the coding sequence ATGGCCACCGTTGTCGCCTCCTTCTTAGGCTACACAGGTTATGAACAGATCAGCAATAATTGCAAAATTAGCAATGATACCCAAAAAATCGACTCACCAGATGCAGTCAACGTGGACTCGTCAATTGATCCATTACCCGTGACCATCGAAAAGCCAGTCACTCAGCCATTTCAGTTGATAGGCTATGGAATTCGACAAGTCACATTTCTTCACATGAATGTGTATGCTTTGGGATTATATattgccaaagaagatttgTCGTTGGTTAAGCAAATCTTCAATTCCAGATACCTCGAGAGTTTGTACGAGAAGCCGAATCCGGAACTATCCCAAAAAGAGGCACTCGAAAAGGCACTCGAGGACAATAAATTGTCCACCGTTTTGATAGAGAATCTACTCAATGCAGGTGTCAGATTTACTGCGCGTATTTGTGCATTACGTAACACTGATTTAAGTCATTTGAGAGATGGTTTTGTAAGAACCATTAAGAACAGCGACAGATATAAAGAGATCATGAAGCAGAATGATGAACAATCGGAAAAATTGGCCAAGGGAGTAGACGAATTACGCTCAGTGATGAATAGCCATCGCATGAAAGCCTACAGGAACTCGAGAGTATTTATGGAAATTATAGATCAAGGTAAGATTCGGATCTCGGTGAAAATCTGGGATAGAAATCATTTCAGGGATCCTGTTGTCATGGGAATCGTGGAAGAGCCACTCGTTTCTAAACtattattttcttgttaCCTTAGTGGGGCAAATCCCTTAGTGGGGAATGTTAGGAAGACAGCTGCAGAAAATTTAGTGAGCATGTTCTAA
- the FBP1 gene encoding Fructose-1,6-bisphosphatase (BUSCO:EOG09342NNA) — protein sequence MSSVKTPKIETDIITLTRFILEQQQKVAPNATGELTLLLNSLQFAFKFIANAIRKSELVHLLGLYGSTNSSGDDQKKLDVIGDEIFINAMKASGNVKVVVSEEQEDLIIFEHSQGNYAVCCDPIDGSSNLDAGVSVGTIFAIYKLLPGSTGSIKDVLRSGKELVAAGYTMYGASSHMMLTTGYGVNGFTLDTELGEFILTHPDLKIPNTRHIYAINEGYYSYWPEQVQKYVMSLKRSQPEDGKAYKLRYIGSMVADIHRTLLYGGVFGYPADSHAKSGKLRMLYECFPMAWLMEQAGGLAVDDKGDRILDKTPKRIHERSGIWLGSKGEIEKLLKYIKE from the coding sequence ATGTCTTCAGTGAAAACCCCTAAAATAGAGACGGATATCATCACCCTTACACGGTTTATTCTCGAGCAACAGCAGAAAGTTGCTCCTAATGCTACCGGTGAGCTCACCCTTTTATTAAACTCCCTTCAATTTGCATTCAAATTCATTGCCAATGCCATTAGAAAATCCGAATTGGTGCATTTATTGGGACTCTACGGCTCCACCAACTCGTCTGGTGATgatcagaagaagttggatgTTATTGGAGACgaaatcttcatcaatgctaTGAAGGCTTCCGGTAACGTCAAGGTTGTCGTTAGtgaagagcaagaagattTGATTATATTTGAGCATAGTCAGGGTAATTATGCCGTGTGCTGTGATCCAATTGACGGTTCTTCCAACTTGGATGCCGGTGTGTCCGTTGGTACTATCTTTGCCATATACAAACTTCTACCAGGCTCCACAGGTTCCATTAAAGACGTTCTTAGATCAGGAAAGGAACTAGTTGCCGCTGGTTACACTATGTATggtgcttcttctcatatGATGTTAACCACTGGATACGGTGTCAACGGATTTACCTTGGACACCGAATTGGGTGAATTCATTTTGACTCATCCTGATCTGAAGATTCCAAACACTCGCCACATCTATGCAATTAACGAGGGTTACTACAGTTATTGGCCTGAACAAGTCCAGAAATATGTGATGTCTTTAAAAAGATCACAGCCTGAGGACGGAAAGGCCTACAAGCTCAGATATATTGGATCCATGGTGGCTGATATCCACAGAACCCTTCTTTACGGCGGAGTGTTTGGCTACCCCGCAGATTCTCATGCCAAATCCGGAAAATTAAGAATGCTTTACGAGTGTTTCCCGATGGCCTGGTTGATGGAACAGGCAGGCGGTTTGGCTGTTGATGATAAGGGTGACAGAATCCTCGACAAGACTCCGAAAAGAATCCATGAAAGATCTGGTATCTGGTTGGGAAGTAAGGGCGAAATCGAAAAGTTGTTAAAATACATTAAGGAATAA
- the SEC61 gene encoding translocon subunit (BUSCO:EOG09341PXH): MSSFRALDLVKPLKPFLPEVIAPERKVPFNQRLMWTGVTLLIFLVMSEIPLYGITSSDSSDPLIWLRMMLASNRGTLMELGISPIVTAGMVFQLLQGTQLLTVDMENKEDRELYQAAQKLLAMILSFGQATVYVLTGMYGRPSDLGTGVCLLLVLQLVCAAIIVILMDELLQKGYGLGSGISLFMSTNICESMFWKCFAPTTVNRGRGSEFEGAILAFVHLLITRKDKRAALMESFYRENAPNMSQVFATLVVFCFVIYLQSLKIELPIKSTRQRGPYGLYPIRLFYTSNMPIMLQSALSSNLFIISQILFSRFPGNFLVRLLGVWAPKEGAQRLAAVSGLSYYMQPPSTFTEALLDPIRTVIYVSFVLSACAFFSKTWIEVSGTSPRDVARQFKEQSLIIAGHRETSVYKELKKVIPTAAAFGGATIGALTVLSDMCGCLGSGSSILMAVTTIYGYHELAAKEGGFGKTIGAGFAELTS; the protein is encoded by the coding sequence ATGTCCTCTTTTCGCGCGCTTGACTTAGTCAAGCCTCTAAAGCCTTTCCTACCCGAGGTTATCGCTCCAGAGAGGAAAGTCCCTTTCAACCAGCGTCTTATGTGGACTGGCGTCACATTACTCATCTTTCTTGTGATGTCCGAGATTCCTTTGTATGGTATCACTTCGTCCGATTCGTCCGATCCTCTTATTTGGCTTAGAATGATGCTTGCATCTAATAGGGGTACTCTAATGGAATTAGGTATCTCGCCCATTGTTACTGCAGGTATGGTGTTTCAATTGTTACAAGGTACACAGCTTCTAACAGTTGACATGGAGAACAAGGAGGATAGAGAACTTTACCAAGCCGCTCAGAAGTTGCTAGCTATGATTCTTTCCTTTGGCCAAGCCACTGTCTACGTTCTAACCGGAATGTATGGACGTCCTAGTGACTTGGGTACCGGTGTCTGTTTATTGTTAGTGCTTCAATTGGTTTGTGCTGCCATCATTGTTATCTTGATGGACGAATTGCTTCAGAAGGGTTACGGTCTAGGCTCTGGTATCTCTTTATTTATGTCTACCAATATCTGTGAGTCCATGTTCTGGAAGTGTTTTGCTCCAACAACTGTCAACAGAGGTAGAGGTTCCGAGTTTGAAGGTGCCATTTTGGCCTTTGTCCACCTTCTTATTACCAGGAAGGACAAACGTGCCGCTCTCATGGAGTCTTTCTATAGAGAAAATGCTCCAAACATGTCTCAAGTGTTTGCTACACTTGTCGTCTTTTGCTTTGTCATTTACTTGCAGTCCTTGAAAATTGAACTTCCAATCAAGTCCACTAGACAGCGTGGTCCTTACGGATTGTATCCAATTAGATTGTTCTACACATCCAACATGCCTATCATGCTTCAGAGTGCTTTGAGCTCCaaccttttcatcatctcgCAGATTCTCTTCTCTAGATTTCCTGGTAACTTCCTTGTCAGATTGCTTGGCGTCTGGGCTCCAAAAGAGGGTGCCCAAAGATTGGCGGCCGTTTCTGGTCTCTCTTACTACATGCAGCCACCATCAACTTTCACTGAGGCTCTTCTTGACCCAATAAGAACTGTCATTTACGTTTCCTTTGTGTTAAGTGCTTGcgctttcttctccaagacCTGGATCGAGGTCTCTGGAACATCCCCTAGAGATGTCGCAAGACAGTTCAAAGAACAAAGCCTTATTATTGCTGGACACAGGGAAACTTCAGTCTAcaaggaattgaagaaagtcATTCCAACTGCCGCAGCCTTTGGTGGTGCCACTATCGGTGCATTAACCGTCCTCAGTGACATGTGCGGATGCTTGGGATCTGGCTCCTCCATATTAATGGCAGTCACCACGATATATGGCTACCACGAGTTGGCAGCCAAGGAGGGTGGATTTGGTAAGACCATTGGTGCAGGATTTGCTGAGTTGACCAGCTAA
- a CDS encoding uncharacterized protein (BUSCO:EOG09343X7U) produces MTVTSQRRIHGISISKPIMYGNNAEQISEANPLPPGAPKDHTHIWTLFVKDATGQDMSLYVKKVVFKLHETYPNSMRTVEKPPFELRESGWGEFEVAIRIYFNSVCGERNITFYHNIKLHPYPPQAFNGSMGAPVVDKEGRVQSILYDEIVFNEPTEKMFRLLTSTPGSLLPYKSSDTPFTKECEREETDRLDKALRVVQRQLDKRTKEFRDLEVDRQRLMQI; encoded by the coding sequence ATGACGGTCACTTCTCAACGTCGCATACATGGAATATCCATATCCAAACCTATAATGTATGGCAATAATGCTGAGCAAATTTCTGAGGCTAATCCACTACCGCCGGGAGCACCCAAAGACCATACACATATATGGACACTCTTTGTAAAGGATGCTACAGGACAAGATATGTCCTTATACGTGAAGAAAGTGGTGTTTAAACTTCATGAAACATATCCGAATTCTATGAGGACTGTTGAAAAGCCTCCCTTCGAGCTGCGAGAGTCCGGATGGGGTGAGTTTGAAGTGGCCATACGTATCTATTTCAACAGTGTATGTGGAGAGAGAAACATTACCTTCTACCATAATATCAAGCTTCATCCATATCCACCACAGGCTTTTAATGGAAGTATGGGTGCACCGGTGGTCGATAAAGAAGGCAGGGTTCAGTCTATTCTGTATGATGAAATCGTGTTTAATGAACCTACTGAGAAAATGTTCAGGCTATTGACGTCCACTCCTGGCTCTTTACTCCCATATAAGAGTAGCGATACCCCATTTACCAAAGAGTGTGAACGGGAAGAGACTGATAGGTTGGACAAGGCCTTAAGAGTGGTACAGAGACAATTGGATAAGAGGACTAAAGAGTTTAGAGATTTAGAGGTGGATCGCCAGAGATTGATGCAAATTTAG
- a CDS encoding uncharacterized protein (EggNog:ENOG41~BUSCO:EOG0934124K), which translates to MSRKNHGHILHPLTYEPIMSLDSLPFISSMFLAKFDVHSGYKLKWFKSNNDQIYTPNNLEFKALPSGLHSVSSDTICFVQQKAGLDDKPIDGSDLLYGLTVFRQNTLAQQQMDSVRQEQRAEDQTDTTVNSVASIDRSKVKLFSLGILIDPEHLRAGQSPSLEIPWKPKIYAACWQYRHDLMRIMDEFIECGTEKDERLFYVRFDRYFELHRFKVPFENSDAVDLTTASSALSGSALNDAATRRASMHASEHASEYVGHQLATPSEHVESVYSETIEPSSVAPSASSLDTSFKENLLSEGHMVYGLLDLFNTLGPLLYKLWRLSLLRKKVIFYVKSQGSVVKPNDDAGGDSIKITDLSRFIYCLSLISSIPKEIRTSLVKSGIIDFDSLETHLPVYNLCVNDLDFIKNIHCGFIGSTSDQIILEKPDLYDYCVRLKRGSATEIISSDGKTINLGSHRDLEAFEVVKSMLDDGDIDNSIDFVSTCDSASVREIIWRGLSWWATAGESSEDTDRQFQLETSNFEDLASNDNSTKETEIIALVGYFQKLTTRLFNMLMEVVVNNESDVNNEMSESSSTLLGTDNDHGVDNTSTIWVRFQDMYEMGLDPYSSEDCHFVEQLIKLWWAKEAKVGSPCTKLCCLYG; encoded by the coding sequence ATGTCCAGGAAAAACCACGGGCATATACTTCATCCATTAACCTACGAGCCAATCATGTCGTTGGACTCGTTGCCCTTTATTTCGTCCATGTTCTTGGCAAAGTTTGATGTCCATTCAGGTTACAAGCTTAAATGGTTCAAATCCAATAATGATCAGATCTATACGCCTAATAACCTCGAATTTAAAGCCTTACCTTCGGGTCTTCACTCGGTTTCTTCCGATACGATTTGTTTCGTACAACAGAAAGCAGGACTAGATGATAAACCAATCGATGGTTCCGACTTACTTTACGGGCTGACGGTGTTCAGGCAAAATACGCTTGCTCAACAGCAGATGGACAGCGTAAGACAAGAGCAGCGTGCAGAAGATCAAACCGATACGACGGTGAACTCCGTCGCGTCGATCGATCGCTCTAAAGTGAAACTCTTTTCTCTTGGTATACTGATTGATCCAGAGCATCTACGTGCAGGCCAGAGCCCGTCTCTTGAGATCCCTTGGAAACCAAAGATTTATGCTGCATGCTGGCAGTATCGGCATGATCTCATGCGGATAATGGATGAGTTTATTGAATGCGGGACAGAAAAGGACGAGCGGCTTTTCTATGTCAGGTTTGACAGGTATTTTGAGCTGCACCGGTTTAAAGTGCCTTTTGAGAATTCCGATGCCGTTGATCTCACAACGGCTAGTTCAGCCTTATCTGGATCTGCGTTAAACGATGCTGCAACCCGGCGTGCATCTATGCATGCATCTGAACATGCATCTGAATACGTGGGCCATCAACTCGCAACTCCTTCTGAGCATGTGGAATCCGTTTACTCGGAGACAATTGAGCCATCATCTGTAGCCCCTTCGGCAAGCTCTCTAGATACCTCGTTTAAAGAAAACCTACTTTCTGAAGGTCATATGGTGTACGGGCTTCTTGATCTATTCAATACTCTGGGTCCCCTACTATACAAACTATGGAGATTATCCCTactaagaaagaaagtaatCTTTTATGTGAAATCTCAGGGCAGTGTGGTTAAACCTAATGATGATGCCGGTGGTGACAGCATTAAGATCACCGATTTGTCTAGATTCATTTATTGTCTATCGCTCATATCATCCATCCCTAAAGAAATCCGCACATCTCTAGTGAAGAGTGGTATTATTGACTTTGACTCGCTCGAAACGCATCTGCCAGTGTACAATTTGTGTGTTAATGATCTTGATTTTATCAAAAACATTCACTGTGGATTTATAGGGTCTACTTCTGACCAGATCATTCTTGAAAAGCCAGACTTGTATGATTATTGTGTCCGATTGAAACGTGGATCGGCCACTGAGATCATTTCTTCAGATGGCAAGACTATCAATCTTGGCAGCCATAGAGATTTAGAGGCTTTTGAGGTTGTAAAATCAATGCTTGATGATGGAGACATTGACAATTCGATTGATTTTGTCTCCACATGTGATAGTGCTTCCGTTAGAGAGATAATATGGAGAGGGCTTTCGTGGTGGGCTACTGCAGGAGAATCCTCAGAGGATACGGATCGCCAGTTCCAATTAGAAACGtcaaattttgaagatctcGCATCCAATGATAACAGTACAAAAGAGACTGAGATAATAGCGCTTGTGGGATACTTTCAAAAGCTTACCACACGTCTGTTTAATATGTTAATGGAAGTGGTGGTCAACAACGAAAGCGATGTCAACAATGAGATGAGCGAGAGCTCTTCGACTCTTCTTGGAACTGATAATGATCATGGTGTTGATAATACTTCTACTATATGGGTTCGTTTTCAGGATATGTATGAGATGGGATTGGATCCTTATAGCTCTGAAGACTGCCATTTTGTAGAGCAGCTGATAAAATTGTGGTGggccaaagaagccaaagtGGGTAGCCCGTGCACCAAATTATGCTGCCTTTACGGTTGA
- the CYC3 gene encoding holocytochrome c synthase (BUSCO:EOG09343VFJ) produces MPMDLSSTKYVGQTVDLPTEKTLSSIPKGEKGNEGVWEYPSPQQMLNAMLRKGKGDVPEDSVETMVSIHNFLNEGAWGEILQWEQPYSEATKVEPRLDRFTGRPDQMSPRAKLFSFLGKYFPSKFNDSPPFDRHDWTVLRSDGQGGWSKVRYVIDYYTGPEDEDTGMPTFSLDVRPALDNFTNAKDRVRHWTETEAKPVWDKALGRSN; encoded by the coding sequence ATGCCTATggatctttcttcaaccaAATATGTCGGTCAGACGGTAGATTTGCCTACGGAAAAGACTCTGTCTTCTATTCCTAAAGGTGAAAAAGGTAATGAAGGAGTTTGGGAGTATCCGTCTCCTCAACAGATGCTAAATGCCATGCTTCGCAAGGGCAAGGGAGATGTTCCTGAGGATTCTGTTGAGACTATGGTGAGCATTCATAATTTTTTAAACGAAGGTGCTTGGGGAGAAATTCTACAGTGGGAGCAACCTTACTCTGAAGCTACGAAGGTCGAGCCAAGGCTTGATAGATTTACTGGAAGACCCGACCAGATGTCTCCAAGAGCCAAgttattttctttccttggTAAGTATTTCCCTTCTAAGTTCAACGATTCTCCACCGTTTGACCGTCATGATTGGACCGTTCTCAGAAGTGATGGTCAAGGAGGTTGGAGTAAAGTGCGCTATGTCATCGATTACTACACAGGTCccgaagatgaagatactGGAATGCCTacattttctttggatgtCCGGCCTGCTCTTGATAACTTTACGAACGCCAAGGATAGGGTTAGACATTGGACGGAGACTGAGGCGAAGCCTGTTTGGGACAAGGCCTTGGGAAGAAGCAACTAA